A stretch of DNA from Bombus huntii isolate Logan2020A chromosome 15, iyBomHunt1.1, whole genome shotgun sequence:
AAATGtttattgataataataagaacaatgatagaaaaatatgtttgCCATAGTCTGAGAAGAGTTGTAAACGAAATTTAAGTTTCATAATTTGTCTATCATTATAATAATGTCATAagtaagtataataaatagtAGTATCATAATATAATACACAGAATCAAAACAAGTAAAATGTGTATCTCTCTCAGAAGGAATGTTGCAATGGTACCATATGTATCGTATAACTTGCTACTAGGCCCATAAGAAATGCTAACGCCAAGTGAATTTCCCTGGAAAATTTTATGTTTCAATATTTGtcgattttattattcaatatatattatacaatatatatatatgttttttaTATCTCTGTTTTCGTCGTTGAAATTTTTCCCATCTGTAAAACCGTTTCCGAGTTACCTTTTAAGGTAACCAATTTCTGAAGAGTTACTTTTACCCCTAAACTCGAGTCACCGCAACTAAAAAGAGATACTCCATCCAAATCGGAGCCAGACGTTTCCTCGTGGGACAAAGGAGCCATAAATTGACAGAGTTCTCTTCTTTCGACAGGAACAATTCACAGCCATGAGGGACCTTTACATGAAAAACGGCCAAGGATTCGTGTTAGTGTACTCGATAACGGCACAGTCGACGTTCAACGACCTGCAGGACCTCAGGGAGCAAATCCTGCGGGTGAAGGACACAGATGACGTGCCGATGGTGCTGGTGGGCAACAAGTGTGACTTGGAGGACGAAAGGGTAGTGGGCAAAGACCAGGGCGTCAACCTTGCCCGACAATTTAACTGCGCGTTCATGGAGACCTCTGCCAAAGCCAAAATTAATGTTAACGATGTGAGTAGTAGGTTTTGCAGAGGCCATCCTCTGCACACCAGCCTCTTTTCCCAGCCTCTTGTAAGCCATAGATAGGTGTTATCTATCTGTGGAtttttatccatttttatGAGAAATGTAGAGGTCGAGAAATGCACACAATGCGTATgatatgtataaatatgaatttgcatagaTATCCGCCTTTTTAGTTGTTAGCTTTGGTTCTCCCAATGTCCATTGGTTCTTGAGAGAAAGAGGATTGGATGAGAGTAGCATGAAGATTATGTAGGAGGAATAATCGCTTGTAATTTCCTGAGGTACTTTGCCCAGAGAAGTGCAACTATCAGTAGTCTAATGAGTCTTTGATATCTGTTTCTGTTATTGCCATGGATATTTAGAAGCTTCCAATTTCAACACTATTCCAATTTTGCTTGCCCAGCCTTGTaacaagagagagagactATAGTTGCAGGTAAAATTGGACTTTGATGCAAATGTGAACTGgctttcctttttatttttatatcttcccTTAATCCATGctgtaaatatgaaattggATATTGTAAGGCAAGGGATTAGATCCGATTTCTAGTAAACAAAATTAGACTAAAAATATTCAGTTAGAGAAGAATTTATGAGAAACTTGAAAGATTCAGTCCTTATtcatatcaaatatatttcacCCATATGGCATGAAACTTGATAGCAGATGAAACTTGCAGATTCGAATGAACTATAGCTAAGAGGATCACGATATGGAATGATCTATAGAGAGTGCGTGTGCAAGCTGTGCAAAGTTGTAGCTGGAGGAAAGCGAATAAGGAACGTTGTTACGAAATAACAGTAGCGTTGCCATCGAGAACAGGCTATTGTtggtttttaattaataccaCCAGTGTGGGAGTTCAAGACCGTTACGAAGGCTGAGATATTCTAATTGAACGTGGGAACGTAATCTCCTAGGTGTGGGAGTATGATTCGCACGTCGCTGTTCACCACAATTTGTATGGTGTGACTTGCAGTTCACGATCATCCTTCGAATAGACCAGAAGAAGAATAAAGATAGCAGGAATCGTTCGAACATCTTGATGTTTCCATCATCCTAATTCATCCCATTATAGACCAAGCAGTGAAATAATAGGCAAATGGTGCTTTAACGATATTCTGAGGAGCGTGAACGATAGAGCGAAGCCATAAGATTAATCAAGTCTGAAATACTGATAAGGCATTGGAGACTTGCCAAAACTGTCGTCAGTTCAGAGCTGTTCTTCCTTTGCAGCTgtagattaattttttaagtaattaattgaatgcaataattattatgggatggtaaataaaatatatataattagatattataatgtaattttaacgaatgGAAATTTAAGAAGTTCCCGTTTTAAGTCTTCCTCAGACTGGTAATCCTAATTGTGATTGTATAAATTAATCGATATGATCAACGTCTTAATTTATGATTTCACCGAATCGCTTCTAACAGTAGGAGAATATATCAGAATAGTAATAGCctcttatatttattaatataaaagtCACGCACAGAtcagaaagaaaaatgattttcaCAACTTGAAAAGaataaatgaaagaagaaGTAGCGGTAAAACGGATACTAAACAAATCCCCTTGGAATATCCTTTCACAGCCACAACGCCAAACAGatggaattaattaatataaactATAGGAAGAAAATTGCAAACTTGCGTTAACGCGTTATTGGATCCTCAATTGTAGTTTCATCTTCAAGAAATATAATCTAATTTCATCTTTAAGAAATCACACTTTCCCTCTGTGTGAAAACTCTTAAAACTCTTTtactgaaattttattctactgCTTCCTGTGCActtgtttgaaaattattttacaatgtGAAACGCAGATATTTAGCGATAACAATGATTATTTTTCTCGACGGATATGTCTCTCCATTCGTCTCCCCTTGAAAACACTGTTGAGACAGATTTCTAAAGATTTCACGATGAACTGTACTTCAGTTCACTTCTGAATAACTTCTCCTCCCCTGAGAATTCATCTCTTTTGCTGCGTTTGATTactttcgttatttcgttgGTCGGGAACTGCAATTCACTTGTATAATTGAAGGTACGgcgcttttaattcttttccgAATACAGACTGTATTATGCGTGTTGTGTGTATGGTTCTATTTATTATCTAAAAGCGTAAAAGCGTGATCAGATGATAAGGAGAAAATGAAACTGAAGATGCGAAAGATCGTAGACAAgggattaattaaatttttatagattagtttaaataaatttttatttacatctaTCTGTATCAACTTGGATAGAGAATTCCATTTTTCGCCAAACTTCAAACACGTAGACACGCCTGaagtattttcattttacacTTCTGTCAGCAATATTAGGCTTACTAATTTTGGCtcaataggaataaaattgttttttcgTCGAAACAGCTAATTGTTTGTACTATCACAGCTAAAGTGGAGATAAGTTCTATCTCATTAGTAGATAGCAACTTTGCGAACTGTAAAGCAGTAATACAAATACTTTCTGTGAAATAATTGCTTTGGAGAAATCTCATTCATACATGCCCACATGCCAGTTCCTATTCTTTTCCTCTGAGACTTATGAAACCTAACTTTATCGAGTTGTTGCAAGgattttttttgttccttcAAATTGCCTCCTTTCCtacaataaattaaatagaaatatttcaatttcgattTGTAATTAGAAGCTCTTCTCCTTTTAGCAGAACGAGCAAACAGATTTCAATCTTAACTTGTAGCATTGaattattcttaattttagaattttaccGTTATTGttggaaattttgaaattccatTCCTGTGGTGACTCAAAATCTCTCACAATGAGACTCATCGACTAACTGAATCCTATTTTTGTTGCAGATCTTCTATGACTTGGTGCGACAAATCAACAAAAAGTCACCAGAGAAGAAGATgaagcaaaaaaagaaatcgctGTGCCTACTTCTGTAAGGTAGATCTAGCAGAAGCCCATACTCTCCTGCATGAAACAAATTCACAGAAAAACTAAAGGGACAAAAAATCAACCAGCAACAACCAGCAACAAATCCGGACACAACCAGCGGATGATACAGGGGTTCAGGCGATCACTGAATAAAACTAAAGCTAGTTGACAAGGAGTGGGCTGACGGAATCACaataaatagaagaaaaaagggacAAGAAACGGGGAACACACAAGAAGGAGACGTAGAACAccaagaggaagaggaagaaaaaaataaatgaaggaGGTGACAATGAGAGACAGGGGCAGGAAAGAAAGTGTGGAAGATGAAGAGCGTGGAGAAGGAAGTTGAAGagaataaaacagaaataGCGGGGAAATATAAGCAGGGaggaaaaataacaaaaaaagaaactaataATGTTGTACATACGTTGGTCCCGGGGTGGTTCGTGTGCACGCGCAAACAAAGAGGCGCACAAAGAGTTTTTTAGTGTTAACGAGACCCCGTGACGTCGGTTATCATTATAGTAGGAGTTTTGCATTAATGAataaacaagaagaaaaagtaaGGAAGAGAGAAGACAGAAAAACACAAGTGGggatgaataaaagaaatatgattaattaatgatagtatataaatatatatatatatatatatttaggagaaaaggatgaaaagaaaaagaaaaatgtttggATGTGCGCGAGCGCAGGCCATTGGCCCTCATGCATCGCTCGCTGCACACTtctcttatatatatatgtatatatataatataataattatacatagacagtacacatacacacaataaagagaaaaagaacacagacagacagagacaCACACACGaatgattattattactattattattattattaattattatcgaaGCATCAAAATATTCATAAGTTATATCAACCGTTTGTTTCTCGAACAATATATGTTTTTTCTATATCTCTCCGTATTAaagcaaataataaaaaatctcTCAGTGAATgttaagaaaaagataaaaaacgaaaacaaagaaaataagCCCAGGCTCTCTGGTTCTCCTCCTCATTGCTACAACCTAGACACCTGATCTgtttttcccttcttttttttatacgaTCGTGTAAgtttcatatacatatatatatatatgtatatatatatatttaatccgtttaaaatttgattttgtttCGTAATAAATATTGTTCGAAGCGTACAAATCGTTAGACTGGAAAACTTTCTGCGAACATGCACCACTTTGCCTTCTCAACCTTTCTTTAATGTCCTAAGCGTTTTCGTTGTCCTTACGaccaaactaaatttattacGCCTTTACGTAAAATGCTAAACGATGCTCGTGATGCATCGGCGTTTCGCATTTAGGTCTGTTTTTATGCAACCATCGCGTGCGTTATGAAAACACAAGCCATAATGCGGCCGATCGAGCGCAAAATGGAATTAATTGAACGAAGAACAGACTATATTACACGATTCATCTATCAAGAAGATAACACAAACCAGGACGCCCTAAACTCATCAACGTTTGTATAGAAGAGGCTCCATCGTACGCATGCAAAGGAAACCTAAATAATTCATCGACTACAATTCCAAGCACCAGAACATCGTGACAACAGCGAATCCACTTAGAACAACCCCATAAGAAGCTTTCCTCCACGCGGTGGAGTGACTGGTCATGTTGCAACAATTATTCATCGTCTCTTTAAGAATCATCGGATAATATTCGTTCCAGAAAGCCAGCGCTTTGTAATCAATAACATTGGAATCGCTCATATCGAGGTTCCTATCGATGATTAAGATTCCAGGATCTTCTTCGGTGTACGATTCCCATTTAACAATTCCTGGATTGCCATTCTTGGCGAAATTACCCAGCATCCCCATTACTACCTCGGCCATTTTCTTGTCGGCGAAATTCCATTGAACAGGGCTGTTAGTCATTTGGGGAAGTCCCCAGAAAAATGGAAGCTCAAACATGTGTGGAACCCCGGCCCATTCAGGCACATCCTTGATAACAGACTGAGTCTTGGACCTGTAGTCAAACCTGTAAACATACGCCAGCTTTTCCTTGGACACCTTACCAGCCAACAGAGTGAGCCCAGCTGCGTATTTCTTCTCCGTTTGCAGATCCAAGTACCTGTCCCGAAGGTTACCTTGATCCTTGCTCGGCGGATGAGGCTTGTAAAAGAACAGCACCGCCTCGGCGACCATTTCTGGTTTCAGTTCGCAGGTACTGTTATCTTCCTGGACCAATGATACAAACTCGTCAGTGATCATCATCTCGAAATTTCTATAAGAAAGCTTTCCATCCAAGTCCCCCTTGTCTAGGGACTCTATATAGGCCAACGCCTGTTCATTATTGGTGTAACCGACGATTAAAGGAACGGAGTTCAAAGTGCCACTGTCTAATATATCTTTTGGATGCATAGGTAAAAACGGTTCCGTGGAGTTGTTTGTCTCGTAGTCAACGATGGGACCCCAGGTTTCGATAGAGGAAGTTAGATCGACCAAGGCGGTCACGTTTACTCGACGAAGACACTCCATCAGCGCTGACGTTGGTCGTCGATAACAACCAAACGTATCGGTGACGATGTCGACCACTGGTAATTCATTTTGAGGCGAGCCAACCGAGCTCACCGCGTCTCCGCTCATGGCGATGGCTTTGGAGAATTTGCCTCTGCTCAGAGGACTCACCAGGTGTAAGCCCACACTTATAGCACCGGAGCTGTGGCCGTAGATCACCACGTTGTATGGAGAACCTCCGAAATGCTGGATCTTCTTCTGGATCCAATCCAGAGACGCTATCTGATCGAACATCCCGTAATTCCCTGGAGCCTCCGAATCCATGGTCGTGAAGAAGCCCAGGATATTGAGACGATACGCCACAGTGACCACCATAATCTGAGGAGAAGATGATCGATTAAATCAGTTAGCGTGTTAGAATTAGAGATTCTAAAGAGTTTTTTCTTTGAGAATTGAGAGCGAGAGGCAATATTGTTAAACGGATAGGCTAAGAGTTTTCGAAGTTACATGTTCCTTCTTAGAGGGGTTAGGATCGTTTAACTGCGAGAGATTGCAGTCTGTATTTTCTGAACCAGTGTTTTccccgttttttttttttttttttttctgtttgttCAACTTTCTGTAGATCAGATTtttgaagaaaagaaaaggaccttcgaaagagagagagagagagtgagagtgagagaaagagagagagaggttaGGAATGCGTGGACGTTACGTTACGAATTAACCTATACGATTCATTCTGCTTTGAACAGTATGTTAGATAGGGAAATGTTTATAAGGTAGACTATTAATATTGTCTATATAAGATTTTCTATTATAACGTCGTTTTTACATTGCTTTGTAAGACTATAAATGAATTAGTAGTGGTTAGAAGTTCTTAACGATATAGTTAGATCACACGAGGTCCCTTGTATTACTGTATAATACATCGTTGTACGTTTCTATAACAATTTTTAAGAATCGTTAAACGTGTTCCCTCGATAACGAATTCCCGCgttaaaataacattttctgtGGCCGTTGTTTCTGGATTAGCATTTACAGCGTAACCTAACATATGCATCATGGATGAACCCGTTGGCCGGTGCGATTCCAAAGGTCGAATTTACCTTTGTATATCTAAAGCGCACGAAGAAACACCCCTAATTTCCTTCGATTTTCTGTCGACTTTTAACATTCACTCGGATTAATTCGCAGTCTGCGATTCTTTTCTACAATATGTACAGGATATAAGGTCAGAGCATCGCTTGCCAATCACAAAACGTCCTTccaatgtaaaaataataaaacctaggcttgttaaaaaataatatctgaaaaaaaattgtaaaaaagaacatacacacacacatttaAATTTTCGTCCCATTTACAACTTAGTTTTCTATCCTTTATTGTTAGATAATTGAAACACCCTGTACATgtaatttcataataattgTTACATATGTTTATATGGTCATTTTTGAAATCCAGGTTATGTAGTGGatgaaatattgtaattttggaatttttagaATCTAATATATTTGTTGAGTAACTCACTTTCTGTCTGCTGACGAAAATTGAGGCATTCCATATGGCTGGGGTGCCAGTGTTGAAATCACCACCATGAAACCACACCATCACTGGCCATCCATCGCTTGGTTTGTTCCCTACGAAAATTTAATTCCATATACATAGTATAGCATATTTACACCGTGAtatgatttaattatttaaatgataaCGATCAACGATAATGATTCGTATTTTGAAACTTCtgtataatttcaaattaaaagaaCTTAATACGTTTCCcattcaattatttttttatcatagaccatatttatttttattgtttgcTATTTTTTAAGGCAGAATTAAAGTAGGGAGTAGAGGAAGCaacaaatgttaaaaatttgattaatgTCATTTTTTGGCTGGAATTCGAGGAGTTACTGAGGCTGCATTCGTAAATTCCAAAGATCGCAAAGAACCACGTGCGTTCTCGCAAGTATGCATCCGGTCAAACCGGTGAATCGATCGCGACAAAATTTGCATACCATCATTCTTCGCCGCTGATGAGTACTGAACGCCTCGGAATAACCAAATTCCCGAAAATGAAAAACactgatattattattactattatcgTCATCATCACCATCATTGTAAATTCAAAACTTAAAAAATCTTAGTAAAAGTATAAATGTTTGGAGATGCAAGGAATTCAATGATTAGACAATAAATTGAACAATAAATTTACgtaaaatacatatgtatacggTAATAATGTTAGGGGTATGATTGAACATATTAAAAGTCTCCTTactgaattaattaataaagatTTGATGGATATTGAAATACCCTACGTAATGCTTAAAGAACAAATCATTgaacaaatttatatcttataGATAATTTTGCTCTTCTAATTGAGAATTATGATAAATTTCCTAAACCTTAGACTCTAAACGAACGATCCAGAAATTCCAGAAGAGTTCCTGTATTATTTAATACCAATATCCATAATGCAttcaataattataaaattaaattatattaagttgcttaaattaattaaaggtatataaaaagattaactataataactataaaaataaattataatagatCTCCTATATCAATATATTCCATATCAAAGAATTATCTGTCTATATATCGATAACTTCCAAATATCCAGGGAAAATAGCCACAATTCACGAATAACTACGAAGTCCATTTAAATGTTATTCAGCGGAAAAGTTACAAAAACCTGCATGAAAAGGTTGGATCAAAAGCACGAAGACCATCTGGTCTGGGTTACcgtttgaataattaatttcggTGATTTCTTTCGAGGGGCTATGTAACGTGTAGCGTGTGGCCGGTTTTTGAAGCGTGCCAAGGTCGAGGAAAATTCAGGCCATTGCTCGGCAGGATGCTTTAGATGGCGCGATAAGCGTAAGCAGACGATAGAAGCATATAGGTTCGGTAACCGGAAGTTCGGCCTGGTCTTCGTTATCGGTACCTTCTGTCATGGCGTCTGAACCATCCAAAAATAACCATTCACGGGGATACGGAAGTGCCACAACGATTCATTAAACGACTATCGTGATTGCACACGGCACGAATCTTTTCCAAGTTCGTATGTGGTTGATTAGTTCAAATAGAAGAATTGATTTCTGGTTTTTGACGCGTTTGAAACAGGTCAGGATAAGAGGGATGCTTCGTAAAGCTGCATCTGGAACCAGTTTAGTTGATCATCAAATTTTCACGTATGAAATGTTAGAGATGAGGTGAGTATAATAAAGTTTGAAGATACTAAAAACACTTGTGTACTTTCATTAAGTTTGGGATATTTTATGAATCTACATCTGAAACTAGTTTGTTTACTAGAGGTTAGGTGCACTAATAAGAGGAATAGTAAGATTTGTAAATATTGTTAGACTGTAAACATTGTAAGACTGTATTGTAAAACATTTGCATACATTAAGTTTGGatttgattaaaaatgtattagttgatttaagaaaatttgttCATTAAACTTTGATGTACTAAATGTCAGAGACTATGTGaagtaataaaaaatgcaGCAAGGTTTGAAGATatgatattacaaatatttttataagtacatcaaatttgttaaaagGTTAAGCATAAAGGGTGACAAATGGggtgaaagaagaaataaaatctaTGATCAAACTAGAGGTATTGAACTGTGAACTGTCTTTATTGAATGAAAAAATGCaatataagaaattaaaatgttcAATTTACCGAATTACGACTATATAGTTGTCTTTAAGCTTAAGGAGAACCTAGGAGATTCAATAAGTTCATTATATAAGTCAGGTTTAAAAATAAAGACAAGTTATATCATAGATACTTGTTACAAACCTTTTTATCTATGAAGTTTAATCAAGTAGTTAAACATACTAGGGACCTTCAAGTGCTATCTAATCATACATAAAACCAAACCTACCCTTAATATAATGTTTCATCTAAAAAGTTCGTTAAAAGGTCTCAGTAGAGAGgaactaataaataaaatttaaccaAGGTTATACTTAAAAAGTTGGCTACAGTTCTTTAATGTATAAAAAGCTTTATTTTCCTAAGATACCTGAGACAAACTTTCTTCAAGAAAATGCTTAAAAATCTTAATGAAAATCAAGCAAAGAATGACAATTGGGGAGATTCGAGGATGGTGGTGGGGCAAGGGGTAGCCAGGACGGAGGTGGTTTCGTGACCGGCCTCAGCAGTATCTTAACATCTCGACTAACCCTAAAAGATCGCGTGCCACGACGTGCACCAGTTACTGTTACTCTTGCTCCTTGCTGTTTCTATATCGACCGGGGTTGACTTTGCGGGATCGACACGATTTCCCGATTCGCCGGCTGTCCCCTATCCTATTTTTTCCCTTTCCGAGTCGACCACCGTGACACGCGTACCTTGCACGCgttcatttctttttaaactTTCTACAAGGTGATTCGAAACTTTTACGATATCCCTGCTATTTCCGGTCTATATGATAGTCGAAGTGGATGTTATATTTCAATAGAGATTTTTTCTTCGCGGgtttttatgcaaattgaTACGTTTATAAATCTAATAAAACAAATGGAATCTAAAAGGGAGATCTATTTCGTtctactttggatattttctatatttctccATACTATGTGTATTTTGcgcatttttaaattttctataaatgcatgaaaatccaaatataatattattacctcttgtgtataaaatatttgaaaagaaatatacttaaaaagaaataaatgctCTATTCGACTGCATTCCTTGAAATTAAGGATGAAGGGTTGTATCATCCCGTTGCTTAAAACCATTTTTGTCCATGTGGTCCCAATTTATTTTTGGTTAGGAGATGCAATCGTTTTAGGTTATAATCACGTGGTTCCATAATGTTTTCTTGAGACGATCGCCATATTGAATACTACAATCACCTCTGAATCCACAAGTTTCAGAACTTAATAAGCAAATATTCATTGAGATCGTTCGACTCGTCCTGTATAGTATCATGTAACCCGGAACTGACTCTAAGACAGATCTTCAGATAGATGGCAATTTCTTCTGTTGCAAGAAAACGGTTGTGAATTTCATTCTATTAATCTGAATTCACCTTTTCATGGAGCCATgaattttccacgtttttcACAATAATTCACACTGCTATGAACCTGAAATTGTTTTCTAACATTATCTTTGCCCATCTCAGAATTTTCAAAGTAATCAGCCCTAGAGATCTAGACAGGATTTAATACGTTTCTAACCTCTCCATCTCGTCCATagaaagaatgaaatattttgcaaattgGCAATAATTGCTATCATAAACCTGTCCTGTATGATTGATCGGTTTCATTTATCGTTTCACATACGTGTTTCTCTTCCATTAACTATCTTGCATACCAATCTCCGAATCCTTGTTTCCTctactacgttatataatCTTGTCCTTATCTTTTCGATATTGTGactattttcatttttttattttttttttttttttttaatgcttCATGAAAATTTCATGGCGCTACTATGTAAGCTAGAAAGAGGCCACAAGCAACGTCCTCGACCTATATcgaacatttataaaattggcGACATGGTAATCAATCTCATGACTAGAGGTTTATCAAGGGTTTTCCTCAACTAAAATTATAGCGTTCACGTTTTCCATCCTAATAGCCGCTTGTTCTACCAGTGTATTAGGCTAATCTCGATAATCGTTGCGCAAGAAGTGTGTAATTTGTCATCTAGACTGTAATCTATACCAAGTAGGTATCATTGAAATCAGAAACATAACCTCCATCTGTATCGCGCTTAATCCTCTATACTTGTTGAAATCTTAAGtcttgaaaaagaaattacacaAGTTTTCCAACTGGTTAAACGGAGAAGTCTGGCAATTACGCGGTTTCGCGACTTTTCTCAATTTTC
This window harbors:
- the LOC126873791 gene encoding ras-related protein Rap1, producing MREYKIVVLGSGGVGKSALTVQFVQGIFVEKYDPTIEDSYRKQVEVDGQQCMLEILDTAGTEQFTAMRDLYMKNGQGFVLVYSITAQSTFNDLQDLREQILRVKDTDDVPMVLVGNKCDLEDERVVGKDQGVNLARQFNCAFMETSAKAKINVNDIFYDLVRQINKKSPEKKMKQKKKSLCLLL
- the LOC126873794 gene encoding carboxylesterase 1C-like; the encoded protein is MKCSAWLLFALLPRLFAVLPVANCQIVGQRIPVRQGLGREQPIVRISGQGSVAGKEVTVNSIKVVEYLGIPYAQPPLGKLRFAAPVTDPLPSWSGVRNATKFAPSCQQMTDKPKLHEQHYKRLLPVEQPDPGVSEDCLYLNIFSPDGNKPSDGWPVMVWFHGGDFNTGTPAIWNASIFVSRQKIMVVTVAYRLNILGFFTTMDSEAPGNYGMFDQIASLDWIQKKIQHFGGSPYNVVIYGHSSGAISVGLHLVSPLSRGKFSKAIAMSGDAVSSVGSPQNELPVVDIVTDTFGCYRRPTSALMECLRRVNVTALVDLTSSIETWGPIVDYETNNSTEPFLPMHPKDILDSGTLNSVPLIVGYTNNEQALAYIESLDKGDLDGKLSYRNFEMMITDEFVSLVQEDNSTCELKPEMVAEAVLFFYKPHPPSKDQGNLRDRYLDLQTEKKYAAGLTLLAGKVSKEKLAYVYRFDYRSKTQSVIKDVPEWAGVPHMFELPFFWGLPQMTNSPVQWNFADKKMAEVVMGMLGNFAKNGNPGIVKWESYTEEDPGILIIDRNLDMSDSNVIDYKALAFWNEYYPMILKETMNNCCNMTSHSTAWRKASYGVVLSGFAVVTMFWCLEL